A window from Prosthecobacter sp. encodes these proteins:
- a CDS encoding putative manganese-dependent inorganic diphosphatase yields MAASDTAKTAGSPSIIRISSASRQLVSPDTVHVIGHRNPDTDAICSAIGYAAFLRDVRGMKAEAACCGELSVRTNWVLQTAGVAAPKLLLDVRPTAATICRRDVFTASPHQTFLSVYRMMMDHNFRSIPVVDDEGRLLGMPAIQELAQLFLPARTNEKTVAANREVRTSLLNIVNALDGILGGSAPDLETIQDFVLVVAASSLETTRKRAQQFTANRLVVVTGDRPEIHELAVEMGARCLIITGKFKAASSILTQAAEKGVAIIYSPYDTASTSQLLRFSRPIGEALTHEFLSFGSRTPLREIVPAAQHSPQPLFAVVDEETHTLLGVFSKSDLIDLPRMKLVLVDHNEFAQAVAGADEAEIIEVIDHHRLSGNLRTKEPIRFINEPVGSTSTIVGIMYRMQKAAPDKGTAICLCAGIISDTLHLTSPTTTDTDKEILAWLAGIGGIDSAQFVKDFFAAGSMLREQTPERALESDRKVFEENGWHISISQIEELGLDEFWKRETELQGALQSLLTKHSLHFACLMVTDITRHHSVLLVAGDQRVIDAIDYPQAKEHVYDMAGVVSRKKQLFPYMSHVVTKLEAP; encoded by the coding sequence ATGGCCGCCTCTGACACTGCCAAGACAGCAGGTTCGCCGTCGATCATTCGGATCTCGTCGGCCTCGCGTCAGTTGGTCTCGCCGGACACGGTTCATGTCATCGGCCACCGCAATCCCGACACGGACGCGATCTGCTCGGCCATCGGCTACGCGGCGTTTCTGCGCGATGTGCGCGGCATGAAGGCCGAGGCCGCGTGCTGTGGCGAGTTGAGCGTGCGCACGAACTGGGTGCTGCAAACCGCCGGTGTCGCCGCGCCGAAGCTGTTGCTCGATGTGCGGCCCACCGCCGCCACCATCTGCCGGCGCGATGTCTTCACCGCCAGCCCGCACCAGACCTTCCTCTCCGTGTACCGGATGATGATGGATCACAATTTCCGCAGCATTCCCGTCGTCGATGACGAGGGCCGCCTGCTCGGCATGCCGGCGATTCAGGAGCTGGCGCAGCTTTTCCTGCCCGCCCGCACAAACGAAAAGACCGTCGCGGCGAATCGCGAGGTGCGCACAAGCCTGCTGAACATCGTGAACGCGCTCGATGGCATCCTCGGCGGCTCCGCACCTGATTTGGAAACGATTCAGGATTTCGTGCTCGTAGTTGCTGCATCCAGTTTGGAAACCACACGGAAGCGCGCGCAGCAGTTCACAGCCAACCGTCTTGTCGTGGTGACGGGTGACCGGCCGGAGATTCACGAACTCGCTGTCGAAATGGGCGCACGCTGCCTCATCATCACCGGCAAGTTCAAAGCCGCTTCCAGCATCCTCACGCAAGCTGCGGAGAAGGGCGTCGCCATCATCTATTCGCCCTATGACACCGCCAGCACCTCGCAGCTTCTGCGGTTCTCGCGTCCCATCGGCGAGGCGCTGACGCATGAGTTTTTGTCCTTCGGCTCACGCACCCCGCTGCGCGAGATCGTCCCTGCGGCGCAGCATTCACCCCAGCCCCTGTTCGCCGTCGTCGATGAGGAAACACACACCCTCCTCGGCGTGTTCTCGAAGTCCGATCTCATCGACCTGCCACGCATGAAGCTCGTACTCGTCGATCACAACGAGTTCGCTCAAGCCGTGGCCGGTGCCGACGAGGCGGAAATCATCGAGGTCATCGACCACCATCGTCTCAGCGGCAATCTGCGCACCAAGGAGCCGATCCGCTTCATCAATGAGCCGGTCGGCAGCACCTCCACCATCGTCGGCATCATGTATCGCATGCAAAAAGCCGCGCCCGACAAAGGCACGGCCATCTGCCTCTGCGCCGGCATCATTTCCGACACGCTGCATCTCACCAGCCCGACGACGACAGACACCGACAAAGAGATCCTCGCATGGCTCGCCGGCATCGGCGGCATCGACAGCGCCCAGTTTGTGAAGGATTTCTTCGCCGCCGGTTCCATGCTGCGCGAGCAGACGCCGGAACGCGCCCTCGAAAGCGACCGCAAGGTCTTCGAGGAAAACGGCTGGCACATCAGCATCTCCCAGATCGAAGAACTTGGCCTCGACGAATTCTGGAAGCGCGAAACCGAGCTGCAAGGCGCGCTGCAATCGCTACTCACCAAGCACAGCCTCCATTTCGCCTGCCTCATGGTCACCGACATCACGCGCCATCACAGCGTCCTGCTCGTCGCCGGCGATCAGCGCGTCATCGACGCCATCGACTACCCGCAGGCCAAAGAGCACGTCTATGACATGGCCGGTGTGGTGAGCCGGAAGAAGCAGCTCTTCCCGTACATGAGCCATGTCGTCACGAAGCTGGAGGCACCGTGA
- the leuD gene encoding 3-isopropylmalate dehydratase small subunit, translating into MALAKITQVAGRGVYVPGSDIDTDRIIPARFMKCVTFDGLGEFAFYDVRFDKDGKPTGHPLDDPRFKGANILLSGTNFGCGSSREHAPQALYRFGIRAVIAESFAEIFFGNCTTLGIPCAVASGSDIRVLAAEIERNPQLEVTIDVAAGKVFFEDQEFAINLPTTAHEALTSGKWDPIAELLENKDAVHARITALGFA; encoded by the coding sequence ATGGCTCTCGCAAAAATCACCCAAGTGGCCGGCCGCGGCGTTTATGTGCCCGGCTCGGACATCGACACCGACCGCATCATCCCCGCACGCTTCATGAAGTGTGTGACCTTTGACGGCCTCGGCGAATTCGCCTTCTACGACGTGCGTTTCGACAAGGACGGCAAACCCACCGGCCATCCGCTGGACGACCCACGTTTCAAAGGCGCCAACATCCTGCTTTCCGGCACGAACTTCGGCTGTGGCAGCTCGCGTGAGCATGCCCCGCAGGCGCTGTATCGCTTCGGCATCCGGGCGGTGATCGCCGAGAGCTTTGCGGAGATCTTTTTTGGCAACTGCACCACGCTGGGAATCCCCTGCGCGGTGGCTTCCGGCTCTGACATCCGGGTGCTCGCCGCGGAGATTGAGCGCAACCCGCAACTCGAGGTCACCATCGACGTCGCTGCTGGAAAAGTGTTCTTTGAAGACCAGGAGTTTGCCATCAACCTGCCAACGACCGCTCACGAGGCGCTCACCAGCGGCAAATGGGATCCGATCGCCGAGCTTTTGGAGAACAAGGACGCCGTGCATGCGCGGATCACCGCGCTGGGCTTCGCTTGA
- a CDS encoding O-antigen ligase family protein, translating to MQKLSLILFLLGLFVTGLLGTETRLLFFWPGCALIGLAGLIAVLRWKLRVSFQPSDWCLLTVLGLAGYVGWRAWVSPVEVYAREDGAILLACFVAYLMTVTAASHPKWRLGIVCVLLVLVAGNLTAGWLNFLGRWDFHLVPGFVRSFAPGRIGGFFNNPNHLAAFLSFAAFLSTGVMLFARIHIASRLLLGFGILSMLAGTALTISRAAMLGFAVGGGVFVLLTLWTVWRTKRPLFKWLLLGGGVIVALTGAVLYKVNEESMLTRQLATPLGEDMRTHIWRAALAQHAESPWIGAGSRMFYEGGITHRDPETPAQTGDSLFAHNEYLQTLADYGWTGLALVVLVVFAHLMNGIRFLRWFAAEKFPATGMLGSNSLALTLGSIAALVATLVHAAFEFHGHVAAIAILGAIVLGLLANPGVESDVFKSRRIWGLRFLMKIVMLAASAAMIGGAAIFGMADGYAAIAQVQNKRGETEKALGNLARAVEIDPRNAALAYQHGLALMESIKPGMTEEKYRRTVDASVTELTRATLLNPHNYLHQLALADALDAAGKTDAAMGAIQRALTLAPLYEEPRMSLGMHYHRLGKFEEAEFAYLWAGQAKALNHAGTTNWLDNYRQLLRHTAILAERERAARNAAQSR from the coding sequence ATGCAGAAACTCTCCCTCATTCTCTTTCTCCTCGGCCTGTTCGTGACCGGTTTGCTCGGCACGGAGACGCGCCTGCTGTTCTTCTGGCCGGGGTGCGCCTTGATCGGGCTGGCGGGTTTGATCGCGGTGCTGCGCTGGAAGTTGCGCGTGAGTTTTCAACCAAGCGACTGGTGCTTGCTCACCGTGCTGGGACTGGCGGGGTATGTGGGCTGGCGGGCGTGGGTGTCGCCGGTGGAAGTGTATGCGCGTGAGGATGGAGCCATCCTGCTGGCCTGTTTTGTGGCGTATTTGATGACGGTGACGGCGGCGAGCCATCCGAAATGGCGGCTGGGCATCGTGTGCGTGCTGTTGGTGCTCGTGGCAGGCAATTTAACCGCAGGCTGGCTGAATTTTCTGGGACGCTGGGATTTCCACCTCGTGCCGGGCTTTGTGCGCTCGTTCGCGCCGGGCCGAATCGGCGGCTTCTTCAACAATCCGAACCACCTCGCGGCCTTCCTGTCGTTCGCTGCCTTCCTTTCGACGGGCGTGATGCTGTTTGCGCGCATTCACATCGCCTCGCGGCTGCTGCTGGGCTTTGGCATTCTTTCGATGCTCGCAGGGACGGCGCTGACGATCAGCCGGGCGGCGATGCTGGGCTTTGCCGTGGGCGGCGGCGTGTTTGTGCTGCTGACGCTGTGGACCGTGTGGCGCACGAAGCGCCCGCTGTTCAAGTGGCTGCTTCTCGGCGGCGGGGTGATCGTGGCGCTGACCGGTGCGGTGCTCTACAAGGTGAACGAGGAATCCATGCTCACCCGCCAGCTTGCCACGCCGCTGGGCGAGGACATGCGCACGCACATCTGGCGCGCGGCGCTGGCGCAGCATGCGGAGTCACCATGGATCGGCGCGGGCTCGCGCATGTTCTATGAGGGCGGGATCACGCACCGCGATCCCGAAACACCGGCACAGACGGGCGATTCGCTCTTTGCACACAATGAATACCTGCAGACGCTGGCTGATTACGGTTGGACCGGCCTGGCGCTGGTGGTGCTGGTGGTCTTTGCGCATCTCATGAACGGCATTCGATTCCTGCGCTGGTTCGCGGCGGAGAAATTTCCTGCCACAGGCATGCTCGGCAGCAATTCGCTGGCACTCACGCTCGGTAGCATTGCCGCCCTCGTCGCCACGCTGGTGCATGCGGCGTTTGAATTTCACGGCCATGTGGCTGCCATCGCAATCTTGGGGGCGATTGTGCTCGGTTTGCTCGCGAATCCAGGCGTTGAGAGCGATGTCTTCAAATCACGCCGCATCTGGGGCCTGCGCTTCCTGATGAAAATCGTGATGCTGGCCGCCTCGGCGGCGATGATCGGTGGTGCGGCAATTTTTGGCATGGCGGATGGTTATGCGGCCATCGCGCAGGTGCAGAACAAGCGCGGCGAAACTGAGAAGGCGCTGGGCAACCTCGCTCGTGCGGTTGAAATCGACCCGCGCAATGCGGCTCTGGCCTACCAGCACGGACTGGCGTTGATGGAATCCATCAAACCGGGCATGACCGAGGAGAAGTACCGCCGCACCGTGGATGCCTCGGTCACGGAACTGACGCGTGCCACCCTGTTGAATCCGCACAATTACCTCCACCAGCTCGCCCTGGCAGATGCTCTGGACGCAGCAGGCAAAACCGACGCGGCGATGGGCGCGATCCAGCGGGCTTTGACACTGGCACCGCTGTACGAGGAGCCGCGCATGTCACTGGGCATGCACTACCACCGGCTGGGGAAATTTGAGGAGGCCGAGTTTGCCTACCTTTGGGCCGGTCAGGCGAAGGCGCTGAACCATGCGGGCACCACAAACTGGCTGGACAACTACCGCCAGCTCCTCCGCCACACTGCCATCCTGGCCGAGCGCGAAAGGGCGGCCCGGAACGCGGCGCAAAGCCGCTGA
- the murC gene encoding UDP-N-acetylmuramate--L-alanine ligase, translated as MTHAVLSLLKESRHPMRIDLIGVAGSGMSGLALLLLGLGHKVSGSDKATTLETDRLQKLGLQFFPAHCDKEVEDCDMVIYSSAIKPGNVAYEAAYKQGIPLIRRAEALAAVMANKKGVVVCGTHGKTTTSALTAHVLRQGGLKPSHYVGAEIPILGSNAHWDAEGELFVAEGDESDGTLVNFHPEHAIVLNIEPEHLDFYDGIEAIKTVFRQLLSQTPGHWVYCAEDPVASEICASPRGVSYGWDREHDFSANILSMKPDHSEFDVYQRGMLLGTVTLGIPGKHNVSNALAAIALATRCGVTFEAIQHAMRSFRGAKRRFEIRHSGEHFTVVDDYGHHPSEIAATLATAKGLQAKRIVCLFQPHRYSRTQLLKKEFGASFDAVDELFVTDVYPASEKPLPGVSGETILEEVRLQNDHTKTASTPTMLISRDKVGNALRPGDLLITLGAGNVHEVGRCIARDLPVLEKLCDILDANGGGVARLYEPMNRHTTWLIGGPAQYWIEPRNETAFAEVVRYLRSASIPIRVIGRGSNLLVKDGGIRGAVIHPAKDDFESVTVNGDFITAGAGARLKKIASTARNAGIGGFEWMEGIPGNLGGAIRMNAGAMGTETFDQIVSVRFIDTDGVIKEKPLAEITHHYRSVPEFEERYVVSAVLKGSPAPQTEIDAKLAASHHKRRTTQPVGASAGCTFKNPEVCGAGKLIDDLSLKGRSVGKVIVSDVHGNFIVNQGGATAREVLDLVAQIKETAMHERGVALEMEVKVIGEDQPLPL; from the coding sequence ATGACCCACGCCGTCCTCAGTCTCCTCAAAGAAAGCCGTCACCCCATGCGCATCGACCTCATCGGGGTCGCAGGGTCGGGCATGAGCGGGCTGGCGCTGCTGCTGCTGGGGCTGGGGCACAAGGTCAGCGGGTCGGACAAGGCGACGACATTGGAAACAGACCGGCTGCAGAAGCTCGGGTTGCAGTTCTTCCCGGCTCATTGCGACAAGGAAGTCGAGGACTGCGACATGGTGATCTACTCCAGCGCGATCAAGCCGGGCAATGTGGCTTATGAAGCTGCCTACAAACAGGGCATTCCGCTCATTCGCCGCGCGGAGGCGCTTGCCGCCGTGATGGCGAACAAGAAAGGCGTCGTCGTTTGCGGCACGCATGGCAAAACGACGACCTCCGCGCTCACTGCGCATGTGCTGCGTCAGGGCGGCCTCAAACCGAGTCACTACGTCGGCGCGGAGATTCCGATTCTCGGTTCCAATGCGCATTGGGATGCTGAGGGCGAACTGTTCGTGGCCGAAGGCGATGAAAGCGACGGCACGCTCGTCAATTTCCATCCCGAGCATGCCATTGTGCTGAACATCGAGCCCGAGCATCTCGACTTCTACGATGGCATCGAGGCCATCAAGACGGTGTTTCGCCAGCTCTTGAGCCAGACGCCAGGACACTGGGTCTATTGCGCCGAAGATCCCGTCGCCAGCGAGATCTGCGCCAGTCCACGGGGCGTGAGCTACGGCTGGGACCGCGAGCATGATTTCTCGGCGAACATTCTCTCGATGAAGCCGGATCACTCCGAGTTCGACGTGTATCAAAGAGGCATGCTGCTCGGCACCGTCACACTTGGCATTCCGGGCAAGCACAATGTCTCGAACGCGCTTGCCGCCATCGCGCTTGCCACTCGCTGCGGCGTGACGTTTGAGGCCATCCAGCATGCCATGCGCAGCTTTCGCGGAGCGAAACGCCGCTTTGAAATCCGCCACAGCGGCGAGCATTTCACGGTGGTGGACGACTACGGCCATCACCCGAGCGAAATCGCCGCCACGCTCGCCACGGCGAAGGGTTTGCAGGCAAAACGCATCGTCTGCCTGTTCCAACCACATCGCTACAGCCGCACGCAACTGCTCAAAAAAGAGTTCGGCGCGAGTTTTGATGCCGTGGACGAGCTGTTCGTTACCGATGTCTATCCCGCGAGCGAAAAGCCACTCCCTGGTGTCAGCGGCGAGACCATCCTTGAAGAGGTGCGTCTGCAAAACGATCACACCAAGACCGCCAGCACGCCCACGATGCTCATCTCCCGCGACAAGGTGGGAAATGCGCTGCGTCCCGGCGATCTGCTCATCACCCTGGGCGCGGGCAACGTCCACGAGGTCGGCCGCTGCATCGCGCGAGATCTTCCCGTGCTCGAAAAACTCTGCGACATCCTCGATGCGAATGGCGGTGGAGTAGCTCGCCTCTACGAGCCGATGAACCGTCACACCACCTGGCTCATCGGTGGACCGGCGCAGTATTGGATCGAGCCGCGCAATGAAACGGCCTTCGCGGAAGTTGTGCGCTATCTGCGCTCCGCCTCGATTCCGATCCGCGTCATCGGCCGCGGCTCGAATCTGCTCGTCAAAGATGGCGGCATCCGTGGAGCGGTGATTCATCCGGCAAAGGACGATTTCGAGTCTGTGACGGTGAACGGCGATTTCATCACCGCCGGAGCTGGTGCGCGGCTCAAAAAGATCGCCAGCACGGCCCGCAATGCCGGTATTGGTGGTTTCGAGTGGATGGAAGGCATTCCCGGCAATCTCGGCGGTGCGATTCGCATGAACGCGGGCGCGATGGGCACGGAAACCTTCGATCAAATTGTCAGCGTGCGCTTCATCGACACCGACGGTGTCATCAAAGAAAAGCCGCTCGCCGAAATCACGCATCACTACCGCAGCGTGCCCGAATTTGAGGAGCGCTACGTCGTTTCCGCCGTGCTGAAAGGCTCCCCTGCCCCTCAAACCGAGATCGACGCCAAACTCGCCGCTTCGCATCACAAACGCCGCACCACCCAGCCTGTCGGCGCGAGCGCTGGCTGCACCTTCAAGAACCCCGAAGTCTGCGGAGCGGGCAAATTGATCGATGATTTGAGCCTCAAAGGCCGCAGCGTCGGCAAAGTCATCGTTTCCGATGTGCATGGCAATTTTATCGTCAACCAAGGCGGTGCCACAGCACGGGAAGTGCTGGATTTGGTGGCCCAAATCAAAGAAACCGCGATGCATGAACGCGGCGTGGCTTTGGAGATGGAAGTGAAGGTCATTGGCGAGGATCAACCGCTCCCGCTATAA
- a CDS encoding HNH endonuclease signature motif containing protein: MDKATRQLVRQRADNRCEYCQLHQSNEAALPFHLDHVIAIKHRGSDDMENLALACGVCNRAKGTDIAGIDPDSGGLTRLFNPRTDLWADHFFRDGPLILGKTTIGRATVWVLQMNVEQRVELRTLLLKLGEL, from the coding sequence ATGGACAAGGCCACACGCCAACTCGTACGGCAACGTGCCGACAATCGTTGCGAATACTGCCAGCTCCACCAGTCCAACGAGGCTGCATTGCCTTTCCACCTCGATCATGTGATCGCCATCAAGCATCGTGGTTCGGACGACATGGAAAATCTCGCCTTGGCCTGCGGCGTCTGCAATCGGGCCAAAGGAACCGACATTGCAGGCATTGATCCCGACTCCGGCGGTCTGACACGGCTTTTTAACCCGAGAACCGATCTCTGGGCCGATCATTTTTTCCGTGATGGCCCGCTGATTCTCGGCAAGACCACCATCGGTCGTGCCACAGTCTGGGTGCTCCAGATGAACGTCGAGCAGCGCGTCGAACTGCGCACGCTGCTGCTGAAGCTTGGTGAGCTTTGA
- a CDS encoding pectate lyase, with the protein MRAFLTLALLPSFVLAADLPDPAAITAAMKKAVVYAHTHLAREGGYASSYDKEGKIGEVEHGESPTIISIQPHGTTTLGLAMLKAYQATGDEVFLSAAKDAAKALLKCQLASGGWDSDFDFDPEKAKKYYLRSHLDAGDKEPGKRRNSSTLDDNKTQSALLFLLEMTHEPACKDDAELKRCTKFALNALLTAQAPIGAWPQQFSSPADPTAPILKASYPAEWSRTFPKVNYTGFYTLNDGNLERIAHLLFRAYELEKDERHLAALKKLGEFLLLAQMPEPQPVWAMQYDHDMHPAWARKFEPPSVTAYETVGAMEVLHQLWVLTGDDKYLAPIQPALAWFERSKLPDGQYARFYELKTNKPLFFVKDTYELTYDDSNMPTHYSFKDDRQDDIDTFKKKLAQSREELQSKLAGPQTPKEWASRAKGAAAKAQKAADSLDSEGRWLKDDRIDGGEFVKKLNAMAYYVEARKKSGQ; encoded by the coding sequence ATGCGCGCATTTCTCACTCTCGCTCTGTTGCCTTCATTTGTCCTGGCCGCCGACCTGCCTGATCCGGCCGCCATCACCGCCGCCATGAAAAAGGCGGTGGTTTATGCTCACACGCACCTTGCTCGTGAGGGCGGTTATGCCTCCTCGTATGACAAGGAGGGCAAGATCGGTGAAGTGGAGCACGGTGAATCGCCCACGATCATTTCCATCCAGCCGCACGGCACCACGACGCTCGGGCTGGCGATGCTGAAGGCGTATCAGGCCACGGGTGACGAGGTTTTCCTCAGCGCGGCCAAGGACGCGGCCAAGGCGCTGCTCAAATGTCAGCTCGCTTCGGGCGGCTGGGACAGCGACTTCGATTTTGACCCAGAGAAGGCCAAAAAATACTATCTCCGCAGCCATCTGGACGCCGGCGACAAAGAACCCGGCAAGCGCCGCAACTCCTCCACGCTCGACGACAACAAGACGCAGTCCGCGTTGCTCTTCCTCCTCGAAATGACGCACGAACCGGCCTGCAAGGACGACGCGGAGCTGAAGCGCTGCACCAAGTTCGCCCTTAATGCCCTGCTAACCGCCCAAGCACCGATCGGTGCCTGGCCGCAGCAGTTCAGCAGCCCTGCCGATCCCACCGCGCCTATTCTCAAAGCCAGCTATCCGGCCGAATGGTCGCGCACCTTCCCAAAGGTAAATTACACCGGCTTTTACACCCTCAACGACGGCAACCTCGAACGCATCGCGCATCTGCTGTTCCGCGCCTACGAACTCGAAAAAGACGAGCGCCACCTCGCCGCGCTGAAAAAACTCGGCGAGTTCCTCCTCCTCGCGCAAATGCCCGAACCGCAGCCGGTCTGGGCCATGCAGTACGACCACGACATGCATCCGGCATGGGCGCGGAAATTCGAGCCCCCGTCCGTCACCGCCTACGAAACCGTGGGGGCCATGGAGGTGCTGCATCAGCTCTGGGTGCTCACGGGCGATGATAAATACCTCGCGCCGATTCAGCCTGCGCTTGCTTGGTTTGAGCGCTCGAAACTGCCGGACGGCCAGTACGCCCGCTTCTACGAGCTGAAGACCAACAAGCCGCTGTTCTTCGTCAAAGACACCTACGAGCTGACTTACGACGACAGCAACATGCCCACGCATTACTCCTTCAAGGATGACCGTCAGGACGACATCGACACCTTCAAAAAGAAACTCGCGCAAAGCCGTGAAGAATTGCAGAGCAAACTCGCCGGCCCGCAGACGCCGAAGGAATGGGCCAGCCGTGCCAAAGGCGCCGCCGCCAAGGCCCAGAAAGCCGCCGACTCCCTCGACAGCGAAGGCCGCTGGCTCAAAGACGACCGCATCGACGGCGGCGAATTCGTCAAAAAACTGAACGCCATGGCCTATTACGTCGAGGCGCGGAAGAAGAGCGGGCAGTAG
- a CDS encoding DUF2851 family protein, with the protein MTPLPLADRYARFRDAVFSGIEETRLPGFAEPLTELDLQSLWFAGAFGSEFTSTEGKAVRITDCGTWNSGPGPDFTGCAISVDDQMLHGDIELDPDARDWERHQHGANADYDRVVLHLFFDAPQERFYTRTSQHREITQVVLSSAMLASDAKPNRGLAAARLGRCATPLHEMEAARVQSIIESAAQYRLELKSKRLHRCVAAQGREEAVYQALARALGYSSNQQPFVLLSQRLPLKRLLKTDAPSREALLFGVSGFLEVMRSDDTEPETRAYLRQLWSQWWKVRNDCLRWLEERQLPRWKLKTIRPGNHPQRRVGALAAMLNVWPQVVAPLADATRWSQAAWRETLLALTHDFWSTHYTLLANPAAKPLALIGETRVQEMLANVAYPLLVPERTRLWAEYLELPALLDNQKVRRAVQRLFGDDPRGKDFTKKLHHQQGLLQIYEDFCLEDDSACANCPFPERLKEWS; encoded by the coding sequence ATGACGCCGCTCCCGCTTGCCGATCGCTACGCACGCTTTCGCGATGCGGTGTTCAGCGGCATTGAGGAGACGCGGTTGCCGGGCTTCGCCGAGCCATTGACGGAGCTTGATCTGCAAAGCCTGTGGTTCGCCGGAGCTTTCGGCAGTGAATTCACCAGCACGGAGGGCAAAGCCGTGCGCATCACCGACTGCGGTACCTGGAACTCCGGCCCCGGCCCCGATTTCACCGGCTGCGCTATCAGCGTCGATGATCAAATGCTGCACGGCGACATCGAACTCGATCCCGATGCCCGCGATTGGGAGCGCCACCAGCATGGAGCGAATGCCGACTACGACCGCGTCGTGCTGCATCTCTTCTTCGACGCGCCGCAGGAGCGCTTCTACACGCGCACCAGCCAGCATCGCGAGATCACGCAGGTCGTGTTGAGTTCCGCGATGCTCGCCAGCGATGCGAAACCGAATCGTGGCCTCGCTGCCGCTCGTCTGGGCCGCTGCGCCACGCCCTTGCATGAGATGGAGGCCGCGCGCGTGCAGTCCATCATCGAATCCGCCGCGCAATACCGGCTGGAGTTGAAATCGAAGCGCTTGCACCGCTGCGTGGCCGCGCAGGGCCGTGAGGAGGCCGTTTATCAGGCGCTGGCGCGCGCCCTCGGCTACAGCAGCAACCAGCAGCCCTTCGTTCTTCTCAGCCAGCGCCTGCCGTTGAAGCGCTTGCTCAAAACCGATGCGCCAAGTCGTGAAGCGCTGCTCTTCGGCGTCTCCGGCTTCCTCGAGGTCATGCGCAGCGATGACACCGAGCCGGAAACACGCGCCTACCTGCGACAGCTCTGGTCGCAGTGGTGGAAAGTTCGCAACGACTGCCTGCGCTGGCTGGAGGAGCGCCAGCTTCCTCGTTGGAAGCTCAAAACCATCCGCCCCGGCAATCACCCGCAGCGCCGCGTCGGCGCGCTTGCCGCGATGCTCAATGTGTGGCCACAAGTCGTCGCCCCGCTGGCCGATGCCACGCGCTGGAGCCAGGCCGCGTGGCGTGAGACGCTGCTGGCACTCACGCATGACTTTTGGAGCACGCATTACACCCTGCTGGCCAATCCTGCCGCGAAGCCACTCGCCCTCATCGGCGAAACGCGCGTGCAGGAGATGCTGGCGAACGTGGCTTACCCGCTGCTCGTGCCCGAGCGCACACGTTTGTGGGCCGAATACCTCGAACTCCCCGCCCTGCTCGACAATCAAAAGGTGCGCCGCGCCGTGCAGCGTCTCTTTGGCGATGATCCACGCGGCAAAGACTTCACCAAGAAGCTGCACCACCAGCAGGGCCTGCTACAAATTTACGAGGACTTCTGCCTGGAGGACGACTCCGCCTGCGCCAACTGCCCCTTCCCGGAAAGATTGAAGGAGTGGAGCTGA